The Longimicrobium sp. genome includes a window with the following:
- a CDS encoding HAMP domain-containing sensor histidine kinase: MAQETVAVPDVPAAPSPDSDGEDPDPRVRELKILRGVAVAAADTVDPAEIFDLVCRALPDLLGADFALAMLPLFDAPREWCADLEPPREAVDRLLQLLDEARGADATIAAARGDAGLAEVKLVAPPFGAATAVAVPLRGEGPGGGALLVGWHGERALDERTVRLVETVAAQAAAAFRNAARYEALRLAAVRRERFFSAMSHDLRTPITAIMGYSELLQDGIMGDLDPHQQEMVERICQVSGHLAQLVNDVLDIAKLDAGRMEFHREPVTLGELVDEATVAVEPQARSKGLEIRLEIDGHGNAVLDVDAGRVRQILVNLLSNAVKFTETGAVTLEAAVETGRSWIRVSDTGPGLPEGAEETVFEEFLQIASGTKAKREPGSGLGLAIARRLARAMGGDLTATNREEGGAAFTLHLPGES, translated from the coding sequence ATGGCGCAGGAGACCGTTGCCGTCCCCGATGTCCCCGCCGCCCCTTCGCCCGACTCCGACGGCGAGGACCCCGACCCGCGCGTTCGCGAGCTGAAGATCCTGCGCGGCGTGGCCGTGGCCGCGGCCGACACGGTCGACCCGGCGGAGATCTTCGACCTCGTCTGCCGCGCGCTCCCCGATCTGCTGGGGGCCGATTTCGCGCTGGCCATGCTCCCGCTGTTCGACGCGCCGCGCGAGTGGTGCGCCGACCTCGAGCCCCCGCGCGAGGCCGTGGATCGTCTCCTCCAGCTGCTCGACGAGGCGCGCGGCGCGGACGCCACCATCGCCGCCGCGCGGGGGGACGCGGGGCTGGCGGAGGTGAAGCTCGTCGCCCCGCCCTTCGGCGCGGCCACGGCGGTGGCGGTGCCGCTGCGGGGCGAGGGGCCCGGCGGCGGCGCGCTGCTCGTGGGCTGGCACGGCGAGCGGGCGCTGGACGAGCGGACGGTGCGGCTGGTGGAGACGGTGGCGGCGCAGGCGGCGGCCGCGTTCCGCAACGCGGCGCGCTACGAGGCGCTGCGGCTGGCGGCCGTGCGCCGAGAGCGCTTCTTCAGCGCCATGAGCCACGACCTGCGCACCCCCATCACCGCCATCATGGGCTACAGCGAGCTGTTGCAGGACGGGATCATGGGCGACCTCGATCCCCACCAGCAGGAGATGGTGGAGCGCATCTGCCAGGTCAGCGGCCACCTGGCGCAGCTGGTGAACGACGTGCTCGACATCGCCAAGCTCGACGCGGGGCGGATGGAGTTCCACCGCGAGCCGGTGACCCTGGGCGAGCTGGTGGACGAGGCCACGGTGGCGGTGGAGCCGCAGGCGCGCAGCAAGGGGCTGGAGATCAGGCTGGAGATCGACGGCCACGGCAACGCGGTGCTCGACGTCGACGCCGGGCGCGTGCGGCAGATCCTGGTGAACCTCCTCTCCAACGCGGTGAAGTTCACCGAGACGGGCGCGGTGACGCTGGAGGCGGCGGTGGAGACGGGGCGCAGCTGGATCCGCGTCTCCGACACCGGCCCGGGGCTGCCGGAGGGAGCCGAAGAGACGGTGTTCGAGGAGTTCCTGCAGATCGCCAGCGGCACCAAGGCCAAGCGCGAGCCGGGGAGCGGCCTGGGCCTCGCCATCGCCCGGCGCCTGGCCCGCGCCATGGGCGGCGACCTGACGGCCACGAACCGCGAGGAGGGCGGCGCCGCGTTCACCCTCCACCTCCCCGGAGAATCCTGA
- a CDS encoding class I SAM-dependent rRNA methyltransferase has product MSLPPLRLRKNEDRRLRAGHLWVFSNEVDVERTPLTAFAPGDAVEVQDARGAPLGMGYVNPRSLIAVRLVSRDRDARLDRALLKRRLARALSLRELLFDRPYYRLAYGESDGLPGLVADRFGDHVVVQLTTAGMERVKDDVVQALRDTISPAGILFRNDASGRALEGLDAYVEAAFGAVPEVVPLEENGVRFEAPMAGQKTGWFYDHRMNRARLMAYARGRRVLDVFSYVGGWGVQAAAAGAEHVVCVDASAEALEHAARNAALNDAADRVSTRRGDAFDVLRMMAAEGEKFDVVVLDPPAFIKRRKDQKAGEEAYRRVNQLAMEVLRQDGILVSASCSYHLPREALQDAMLRAARHRGRSLQIVEQGHQGPDHPIHPAIPETAYLKAFFGRVG; this is encoded by the coding sequence ATGAGCCTTCCGCCGCTACGTCTGAGGAAGAACGAAGACCGCAGGCTGCGTGCCGGTCACCTGTGGGTGTTCAGCAACGAGGTCGACGTGGAGCGGACGCCGCTCACCGCCTTCGCGCCCGGCGACGCGGTGGAGGTGCAGGACGCCCGCGGCGCGCCGCTGGGGATGGGCTACGTCAATCCCCGCTCGCTGATCGCCGTGCGCCTGGTGAGCCGCGACCGCGACGCCCGGCTGGACCGCGCGCTGCTCAAGCGCCGCCTGGCGCGTGCTCTCTCCCTGCGCGAGCTCCTCTTCGACCGCCCCTACTACCGTCTGGCCTACGGCGAGAGCGACGGCCTCCCCGGCCTCGTCGCCGACCGCTTCGGCGACCACGTCGTCGTGCAGCTGACCACGGCGGGGATGGAGCGGGTGAAGGACGACGTCGTCCAGGCGCTGCGCGATACGATCTCGCCGGCGGGGATCCTGTTCCGCAACGATGCGTCCGGCCGCGCGCTGGAGGGGCTGGACGCGTACGTGGAGGCGGCGTTCGGCGCGGTGCCGGAGGTGGTGCCGCTGGAGGAGAACGGCGTGCGCTTCGAGGCGCCGATGGCGGGGCAGAAGACGGGGTGGTTCTACGACCACCGGATGAACCGCGCGCGGCTGATGGCGTACGCCCGCGGCCGGCGCGTGCTGGACGTGTTCAGCTACGTGGGGGGATGGGGCGTGCAGGCGGCGGCCGCGGGCGCGGAGCACGTGGTCTGCGTCGACGCGTCGGCCGAGGCGCTGGAGCACGCCGCCCGCAACGCCGCGCTGAACGACGCCGCCGACCGCGTCTCCACCCGCCGCGGCGACGCGTTCGACGTGCTGCGGATGATGGCGGCGGAGGGGGAGAAGTTCGACGTGGTGGTGCTGGACCCGCCGGCGTTCATCAAGCGCAGGAAGGACCAGAAGGCGGGCGAGGAGGCGTATCGCCGGGTAAACCAGCTGGCGATGGAGGTGCTGCGGCAGGACGGCATCCTGGTCTCCGCCAGCTGCTCGTACCATCTCCCGCGCGAGGCGCTGCAGGACGCCATGCTGCGCGCCGCGCGCCACCGCGGCCGCTCGCTGCAGATCGTGGAGCAGGGGCACCAGGGCCCCGACCACCCCATCCACCCCGCCATCCCCGAGACCGCCTACCTCAAGGCCTTCTTCGGGCGCGTGGGATAG
- a CDS encoding SRPBCC family protein, whose protein sequence is MPATTKVSRIIRAPRAAVYRACIDPDALAAWRAPENMTARVHEFDAREGGRYRMSLTYRDPAQGPGGKSSDDTDTFGGRFEALVPGERIVEIVEFESPDPRFAGEMRMTTSFADAGGGTEVTLLCENIPPGIRPEDNEEGCRQSLQNLARLVEETNQLTQSQQG, encoded by the coding sequence ATGCCGGCGACCACGAAGGTATCGAGGATCATCCGCGCGCCGCGTGCCGCCGTCTACCGGGCGTGCATCGACCCCGACGCGCTGGCGGCGTGGCGCGCGCCGGAGAACATGACGGCGCGCGTGCACGAGTTCGACGCGCGCGAGGGCGGGCGGTACCGGATGTCGCTCACCTACCGCGACCCGGCGCAGGGCCCCGGCGGCAAGTCGTCGGACGACACGGACACCTTCGGGGGGCGATTCGAAGCGCTGGTGCCGGGCGAACGGATCGTGGAGATCGTGGAGTTCGAGTCGCCCGACCCGCGGTTCGCGGGGGAGATGAGGATGACGACGAGCTTCGCGGACGCCGGCGGCGGCACGGAGGTGACGCTGCTGTGCGAGAACATCCCGCCCGGCATCCGGCCCGAGGACAACGAGGAGGGCTGCCGCCAGTCGCTCCAGAACCTCGCGCGGCTGGTCGAAGAAACGAATCAGCTCACGCAGAGTCAGCAGGGTTAG
- a CDS encoding YhcH/YjgK/YiaL family protein, with protein MILTTLATAEEYATLAPGIDAGLAWLRAFDPSLADGRHAIHGADVFALVSSYDTGPATEKRFESHRAYLDIQYVASGAERILHAPTPSLAVETPYDASNDIVFYAEPKVSSSLLLRAGDVAFFFPPDGHKPGCMAGGRDAVRKIVVKVRLT; from the coding sequence ATGATCCTGACCACCCTGGCCACCGCCGAAGAATACGCCACGCTGGCGCCGGGCATCGATGCCGGCCTGGCGTGGCTTCGTGCATTCGACCCCTCCCTCGCCGACGGGCGCCACGCCATCCACGGCGCCGACGTGTTCGCGCTGGTGTCGAGCTACGACACCGGCCCGGCCACCGAGAAGCGCTTCGAGTCGCACCGCGCGTACCTCGACATCCAGTACGTGGCCTCGGGCGCCGAGCGCATCCTGCACGCGCCCACCCCGTCGCTCGCGGTGGAGACGCCGTACGACGCCTCGAACGACATCGTCTTCTACGCCGAGCCGAAAGTGTCCAGCTCGCTCCTCCTGCGCGCCGGTGACGTGGCCTTCTTCTTCCCGCCCGACGGCCACAAGCCCGGCTGCATGGCCGGTGGCAGGGACGCGGTCCGCAAGATCGTGGTGAAGGTCCGGCTGACCTGA